The window TACCCCTATTATCCCTACTACCCGTATCCTGTGTATCAGCATCCCGGTTATCCGGCAGTGCCGTACAGCGGCCCCATTGCACCAATGCCCGGCGGCCAAACTTCGCCGTGGATTACTTCGATTCCGCTCGGTGGCTATCCGGCCTATCCGTATGCTCATCCGGGCTATACGCCTGCACCGGGTTATTACCCCGCTCCGGGTTATTATCCGGCGCCGACACCGTATCCGTATTATCAGGGGCCAGCGTGGGGATTCCATGGTTACAGCGGGCCGGGGCTTGGCGGCAACGGCGGCTACTATAGCAACGAAACCAATAACACTTACGGCGGCATCACCATTGGGCGGCGCGGTCCGCAGGTTTCAATTGGGGGAAGCCGCACTACGACAACAGGCTCTTACTCCACGTTTCCGTGAAGCAAATAAATACCCGAAGAAGTACGGTCGATTTCGACCGTACTTCTTTTGTTTTAGGGGCTAAACTGCGCGGTGATTCACAGGAGATTTCGTGCCGTCGGGAACCGTTCATGCTGCGTGCAGTTTGTCTTTAGCCGTTCCGTGTTTTGCTTTTGCCTATGGCATCAGCGGCAACCACTTGCCAACCGCTGCCGCGTGCGCTCTCGGCTGTGTGCTGGGAATTCCTCTCACTCCCGATCTCGATCAGGAAGGACTGAATAGTTCCGAACACGCGATTATCAAGTGGACGTTTGGGCTGGGATTCGTTTGGGTGATGCTGTGGTATCCCTACGCTCGGCTTTGCAAACACCGCTCGCCGCTTTCCCACTGGCCTCTTCTGGGAACGCTGGGCCGCTTGCTGTATATGACGATTTTTGTGGGAATCGCGGTGGCTTTAGGTTGGAAAATGCCGCTGTTGCCAACTGCACTTTTATCTTGGGGCCTGGCTGGCCTTGCTCTAAGCGACGGCGCACACTGGCTGCTCGATTCCACATTAGGCGACCGCCGTCGTTAGAATCGGCTCGTAGTAATTCCGTCCAAGTCGCACCCATTCATTCGTGGAACACACTTTTTCTTCCGACCAATCGAAGGTCTTTGCGTCCGTTTCGCGCGAAAAGCCATGGCGTATCGGCGAAACGTGGATCGATTTGTATCAGCTTCTGGGCGTCGCCGAGAATGCTCATCCTCGCGAAATTGGCGAAGCGATTACAAATCGCAGCGCGGAAATTTTGCAGTTTTCGTTTGCGCGCGCCGGACACAGCGACTTCATTCATACGCTCGAAAAACATCTCGCCGAATTTCGCCCAATCCTTCTCGATAATGCCAACCGCGCCCGATACAACGCGCTTCTGGCACGCCATCGCGCGGGAGAAGCAGAAATCTCTTACGACGAATTCGTGGCTTCGTTGTCACTCCGAGCGAACGCTCAGGGTTGCCTGTCGGCGCTGCTGTGGATTGGCTTTGCCTGCGCCGCGCGCGTGCTTTGGACGTAAAAAAGAGTACGGTCGAATTCGACCGTACTCTTTTTTACGTCAGTGATTAGCGACGTGGTGTGGCAATATCGACTTTGGCTTTTTTGCCGCGCAATCGTGTACGACGGAGCGCTTCGATGGCGTTCTCGGCTTCTCGCGCCGGCACTTCAACAAACGAAGAGCGGTCGAGAATATCAATTGCACCGATGGCTTTGCCGGCGAGTCCGGTTTCGCGCGCGATGATGGCGACCAGTTCGCCGGGACGCAAACCATCCTGACGGCCCATGCCGACGAAAATGCGCGTCATGCCGCTTTCGGGCTGTTCGTGGTCGGCGGCGAAATCGGCAACTTCATTGGGCTCACTGTCCGAATTGCCCCACAGCATTTGCAAAGCTGCTGCTGCGATTTCGGCGACATCGAACTCTTCGCTCAATTCATCAACTGTTTCCACTTGGCCGTCGAACTCACCCGCTTGCAAGGTTTCGCGCAAGGCTTCCTTGAAGCGTTCGCGGCGGCGCGCGGCGATATCGGCTGCCGTCGGAATACGCATTAATTTCATGCGCACGCC is drawn from Abditibacteriaceae bacterium and contains these coding sequences:
- a CDS encoding DUF2227 family putative metal-binding protein, whose amino-acid sequence is MPSGTVHAACSLSLAVPCFAFAYGISGNHLPTAAACALGCVLGIPLTPDLDQEGLNSSEHAIIKWTFGLGFVWVMLWYPYARLCKHRSPLSHWPLLGTLGRLLYMTIFVGIAVALGWKMPLLPTALLSWGLAGLALSDGAHWLLDSTLGDRRR